Below is a window of Syntrophales bacterium DNA.
CCAAACTCATAATTTCTCGGTGCAGAGGAGGGATCGATCCTTCGCAACCCATGGTAATGTTTCATTTTTCCCAAATCTTCTTTTGCCACAAACTCTGTCCACTTCTTTTTCCCTTCCATCTCCTCTCTGGAATATCCGAAGAGCTGCTCAAGTTCGGCATTTGCCAGTGATATTGTTTTGTCTTCGTCGACAATTATCATTGCAGTTCCGGTATTTTCAAAAATTGTTCGATATCTTTCTTCTGACTTCCGCAGTGCCTCCTCCGCACGCTTCCGGTCGGTTACGTTTATTGATGTTATGATAGCTCCTTCAGGAAAGGGGGCTATCTTTATGTCAAGAAATTTATCCTTATACTCCTTCTCCAGGAATTTCTTCGATTCGCCTGATCTGATGCATTCCATCAACTCCCCGAACATATCAGTTTTGTGTTGCGCCGCATAATCCTTATACATCACATCAGTATTAATGTTCGGCAATCTACCATCCGACCTTTTTCTTGCCAGGTTGTATTCGGTTATCTTTGCTTCACGATCCACGATTATAGTGTCAACGGGATTGTTATCGAATAATATGCGGTACCGATCCTCACTTTTCCTCAGTGCTTCCTGGGTTTTCTTACGTTCAACGGATTCTCTTTCTAATTTCTTGATTCTTCGTTCCAGTTCCTCGTAAGTCGGTTTTTGTTCCATGTGAAAAACCTCCGGACTTTTCCGAAAACAGCCGTGATTTTCTTTCTTCCCGGGAGAAGAAAGTAGAAAACAACTTCCTCCTTTTGTGCCAGTTTTGAACCTCGTTAACAAAAAATAAAAAAGGGAAGTTTTAAGTAACTTCCCCTAAATCACTGATATTTATGGTGGGCCGTAGGAGATTCGAACTCCTGACCAACGGATTAAAAATCCGCTGCTCTACCGGGCTGAGCTAACGGCCCATCAAATGCATATTGAAGCTGCATTTCTTAACAGGAAGCCACTTTAGTTGTCAACAAGAAACTATCTAATTAGTAAAAGGATTTTCTACGATGATTGTTTCCTCTCTGCCCGCTCCCACAGAAGCAACAAACACCTTGACTCCAGCAAGCTCTTCAACCCTTTCCACATATTTTCTGGCATTAGCGGGAAGTTCCTGAATATTTCTGGCCTTGCTTATATCTTCAGTCCATCCTTCCATTTCTTCATAAACAGGCTGACATTTGGATAATATCTGCAGGTTTGATGGAACTGATTCCGTGAATTCTTTCCCGTTGACCTTGTAACCAACACAAATCTTCAATTTTTCAATACCGGTCAGGACATCGAGCTTTGTTATCGCTATCCCGGTGATGTCAGATATCCTTACTGACTGTCTGACCATGACAATGTCAAGCCAGCCACAACGGCGTTTTCTCCCTGTGGTGGCACCAAATTCCATTCCAACTTTCTGTATTCTCTCTCCTATATCATCAGTGAGTTCTGTAACAAATGGGCCGCTTCCAACTCTCGTAGTGTAGGCCTTGCAAATTCCCACAACGGCACTTATTTTTGTAGGTCCTATGCCGGACCCGCAGCAGGCATTACCGGCTATGGTACTTGAAGAGGTAACGAAAGGATACGTGCCGTAGTCTACATCGAGGTGACTCCCCTGGGCGCCTTCAAAGAGTATATCTTTTCCATTCTTAAGCTCTCTGTTGAGAATGATTGAAGTGTTTGCCGCGTATTGCCTGAGACGATCGGCGTATTCCCTGTATTCGTCATAGATTGCCTGTTCGTCGACCGGCTCCTCCTTGAAAAATTCCGTGAGGAAGAAGTTTTTCTCCTCAATGTTCCTTTTCAGTTTTTCCAGAAATACCTCGTCATCAAGGAGGTCGCAAAGCCTTATCCCTACCCGTGTGACCTTATCTTCATAACATGGCCCGATTCCCCGTCCGGTGGTTCCTATCTTTTTGCCACCCTTTCGGGACTCACGGGCGATATCCAGCCTTCGGTGA
It encodes the following:
- a CDS encoding adenylosuccinate synthase; the protein is MSNVVIVVGTQWGDEGKGKIVDLYAESADVIARFQGGNNAGHTLVVKGEQTILHLIPSGILHDNKICIVGNGVVLDPKVIIEEIDNLKSRNLFPSSTTLFVSENVHIIMPYHRRLDIARESRKGGKKIGTTGRGIGPCYEDKVTRVGIRLCDLLDDEVFLEKLKRNIEEKNFFLTEFFKEEPVDEQAIYDEYREYADRLRQYAANTSIILNRELKNGKDILFEGAQGSHLDVDYGTYPFVTSSSTIAGNACCGSGIGPTKISAVVGICKAYTTRVGSGPFVTELTDDIGERIQKVGMEFGATTGRKRRCGWLDIVMVRQSVRISDITGIAITKLDVLTGIEKLKICVGYKVNGKEFTESVPSNLQILSKCQPVYEEMEGWTEDISKARNIQELPANARKYVERVEELAGVKVFVASVGAGREETIIVENPFTN
- a CDS encoding PAS domain S-box protein → MEQKPTYEELERRIKKLERESVERKKTQEALRKSEDRYRILFDNNPVDTIIVDREAKITEYNLARKRSDGRLPNINTDVMYKDYAAQHKTDMFGELMECIRSGESKKFLEKEYKDKFLDIKIAPFPEGAIITSINVTDRKRAEEALRKSEERYRTIFENTGTAMIIVDEDKTISLANAELEQLFGYSREEMEGKKKWTEFVAKEDLGKMKHYHGLRRIDPSSAPRNYEFGFVDRYGDIKDIFITVDVIPGTSKSVASFIDITDRKRAEEQLKESLKEKEVLLQEIHHRVKNNMQVISSLLNLQSQYVKDKESLEIFKECRDRILS